A region from the Anaeromyxobacter diazotrophicus genome encodes:
- a CDS encoding LysR family transcriptional regulator: protein MTIDGLRMFVKVAELGSFTRAAEQLGLSKARVSTAVQGLESELGTRLLQRSTRAVRLTASGEELLARARQLVLDAEGLAAMFQTPSTLRGRVRVDMPQSLARSLLIPRLPELLDGHPHLEVQLSTTDRRVDVIREGFDLVLRVGKLDPSGLVARRLGELQMMNCASPGYLKRYGTPRSLEDLDRHLLVHYASRFGTDAPGFEYRDGRVYRERPMRSVVTVNSTDSYHAACVAGLGIIQAPRAGMLAGLAAGDLVEVLPQHTCEPLPVSLVHPHGRNVPRHVRVVMSWITEVLRGRYG, encoded by the coding sequence ATGACGATCGACGGGCTGCGGATGTTCGTGAAGGTCGCGGAGCTGGGGAGCTTCACGCGGGCGGCCGAGCAGCTCGGCCTCTCCAAGGCCCGCGTCTCGACCGCGGTCCAGGGGCTGGAGAGCGAGCTGGGGACCCGGCTCCTGCAGCGCTCGACGCGCGCCGTGCGCCTCACGGCGAGCGGGGAGGAGCTCCTCGCGCGGGCGCGTCAGCTCGTGCTGGACGCGGAGGGCCTCGCCGCGATGTTCCAGACGCCGAGCACGCTGCGGGGTCGGGTGCGCGTGGACATGCCGCAGAGCCTCGCGCGCTCGCTGCTCATCCCGAGGCTGCCCGAGCTGCTCGACGGCCACCCGCACCTCGAGGTGCAGCTCAGCACGACCGACCGCCGGGTGGACGTCATCCGCGAGGGCTTCGACCTGGTGCTGCGCGTCGGCAAGCTTGACCCGTCCGGCCTCGTCGCCCGGCGCCTCGGCGAGCTGCAGATGATGAACTGCGCCAGCCCCGGCTATCTGAAGAGGTACGGCACGCCCCGCTCGCTCGAAGACCTCGACCGGCACCTCCTGGTGCACTACGCGTCGCGGTTCGGCACGGACGCGCCGGGCTTCGAGTACCGCGACGGCCGGGTCTACCGCGAGCGGCCGATGCGGAGCGTGGTCACCGTCAACAGCACCGACTCGTACCACGCGGCGTGCGTCGCCGGCCTCGGCATCATCCAGGCGCCGCGGGCGGGGATGCTGGCGGGCCTCGCCGCCGGTGACCTCGTCGAGGTCCTGCCGCAGCACACCTGCGAGCCGCTGCCGGTCTCGCTCGTCCATCCTCACGGGCGCAACGTCCCGCGCCACGTGCGCGTGGTGATGAGCTGGATCACGGAGGTGCTGAGGGGGCGGTACGGGTGA
- a CDS encoding BamA/TamA family outer membrane protein, which produces MSLARPRALALARLAPGLLALALAAPAAAQPYAPGLRFRTIATEHFRVHFHQGEEALAQRVAAAAERAHALLVPALAAAPRGGTEIVLSDDADDANGSATPLPYATIRLYAVPPAPRSELDDERDWVEALVTHEYVHILHLDTIEGLPRALNEVFGKLWAPSGFAPSLLVEGLAVLHEADAEGGADGGRNANAIFDMYARALALEGPFPRLEQAVAQPFLWPRGNLAYLLGGRFFAFLRERSGPAAIAAFVKDQGSQLWPYRFDTLFERHFGADLPALWAAFGEALRAQALAELAEVRRAPVTAPAPLTRRGSTVLHPRWLPDGSGLVYFDAGTEERPGLRLVSRDGRDAGRLAHVEGNGTLAVRSAREAVVAATDVWREFATYDDLRLVDLTTGRWRALGDGERATDPDLGPDGDTLVYAVHLPGGEMALRRRRLSGGPAETIFQRPGVQVGAPRISPDGRRIAFELAEAGRRDVAVWEDGELAFVTDDDAIDLGPAWAADGGILYFASERSGVYDVYAFELGATSTSTSTATPTATPTATPTATPTATSTATATATATSTATADVDSTATAPGRRRVPGRLWQVTNVELGAFEPQPSPDGATLAFVSYSRRGYDLASIPLDRSTWRDPAPARPRPLRGPEAPSAAAPAPLPDRPYRALDTAWPTFWLPVLGIDGGGSTLGVLTGGSDVLLRHVYVAQGWYGFSSREAGYDVAYVGSWLYPRLTLGSSRYVGTTPGLRELLEEDWVPLSAGLTFTDTHLDRAAALTLGWRARRLRALGGTPVLDEAGVAAYRDGTASEWSARLVATDARRFVSSISPEEGRLASLTLRGADQALGGSFTYASAHASLTQYLGLGGHVALAVRGALGIARGTVGGRQPFTLGGVPSPDVVGLALQPILGGVVVPGDTLRGYPGGVLVGSTVENANLELRFPLATLEHGHAAWPLQLRRLHGALFVDAGNAVPAPPSGGAGFGALRDLRFGAGGELRAEVVLGYYLRTDLRLGVARGLGRLLAAGAPSDGLAGTQVYLTLGPSL; this is translated from the coding sequence GTGAGCCTCGCCCGCCCGCGCGCCCTCGCCCTCGCCCGGCTCGCGCCGGGGCTGCTCGCGCTGGCGCTCGCCGCGCCCGCCGCCGCCCAGCCCTACGCCCCCGGCTTGCGCTTTCGCACGATCGCCACCGAGCACTTCCGCGTCCACTTCCACCAGGGCGAGGAGGCGCTGGCCCAGCGGGTGGCGGCGGCGGCCGAGCGCGCCCACGCCCTGCTCGTGCCGGCGCTCGCCGCGGCGCCGCGCGGCGGGACGGAGATCGTCCTCTCCGACGACGCGGACGACGCGAACGGCTCGGCGACGCCGCTGCCCTACGCGACCATCCGCCTCTACGCGGTCCCGCCCGCGCCGCGCTCGGAGCTCGACGACGAGCGCGACTGGGTCGAGGCGCTCGTCACCCACGAGTACGTCCACATCCTGCACCTCGACACCATCGAGGGGCTCCCGCGCGCCTTGAACGAGGTCTTCGGCAAGCTGTGGGCGCCCTCGGGGTTCGCCCCGTCGCTGCTCGTGGAGGGGCTCGCGGTGCTGCACGAGGCGGACGCCGAGGGCGGCGCCGACGGCGGGCGGAACGCGAACGCCATCTTCGACATGTACGCCCGCGCGCTGGCGCTCGAGGGCCCCTTCCCGCGCCTGGAGCAGGCGGTGGCGCAGCCGTTCCTCTGGCCGCGGGGGAACCTCGCCTACCTGCTCGGCGGCCGCTTCTTCGCGTTCCTGCGCGAGCGCTCCGGACCGGCGGCGATCGCCGCCTTCGTGAAGGACCAGGGCTCGCAGCTCTGGCCCTACCGGTTCGACACGCTGTTCGAGCGTCACTTCGGGGCGGACCTCCCCGCGCTCTGGGCCGCCTTCGGCGAGGCGCTGCGCGCGCAGGCGCTGGCCGAGCTGGCCGAGGTGCGCCGCGCGCCGGTGACAGCGCCCGCGCCGCTCACCCGGCGCGGCTCGACGGTGCTCCACCCGCGCTGGCTCCCCGACGGCAGCGGCCTCGTCTACTTCGACGCCGGGACCGAGGAGCGGCCCGGGCTGCGCCTCGTGAGCCGCGACGGGCGCGACGCGGGGCGACTCGCCCACGTGGAGGGGAACGGGACGCTCGCGGTGCGCTCCGCGCGCGAGGCGGTGGTGGCGGCGACCGACGTCTGGCGCGAGTTCGCCACCTACGACGACCTGCGGCTGGTGGACCTCACGACCGGCCGGTGGCGCGCGCTCGGCGACGGCGAGCGGGCCACCGACCCGGACCTGGGGCCGGACGGGGACACGCTCGTCTACGCGGTCCACCTGCCCGGCGGCGAGATGGCGCTCCGGCGCCGGCGGCTCTCCGGCGGGCCGGCGGAGACGATCTTCCAGCGGCCGGGGGTGCAGGTGGGGGCGCCCCGCATCTCCCCCGACGGACGGCGGATCGCGTTCGAGCTCGCCGAGGCGGGACGGCGCGACGTGGCGGTGTGGGAGGACGGGGAGCTCGCGTTCGTGACGGACGACGACGCGATCGACCTCGGGCCGGCGTGGGCGGCGGATGGGGGGATCCTGTACTTCGCGTCGGAGCGGAGCGGGGTTTACGACGTGTATGCGTTCGAGCTCGGGGCGACCTCGACCTCGACCTCGACCGCGACCCCGACCGCGACCCCGACCGCGACCCCGACCGCGACCCCGACCGCGACCTCGACCGCGACTGCGACCGCGACCGCGACCTCGACGGCGACCGCGGATGTGGACTCGACGGCGACCGCGCCGGGGCGGCGGCGCGTCCCGGGCAGGCTCTGGCAGGTGACGAACGTCGAGCTGGGCGCGTTCGAGCCGCAGCCCTCGCCGGACGGGGCGACGCTCGCCTTCGTCTCCTACTCCCGGCGCGGCTACGACCTCGCCTCCATCCCGCTCGACCGCTCCACCTGGCGCGACCCGGCGCCGGCGCGCCCGCGGCCGCTGCGCGGGCCGGAGGCGCCCTCCGCCGCCGCGCCCGCGCCGCTCCCGGACCGGCCCTACCGCGCGCTCGACACCGCCTGGCCCACCTTCTGGCTGCCCGTGCTCGGGATCGACGGCGGCGGCAGCACGCTCGGGGTCCTGACCGGCGGCTCCGACGTGCTCCTGCGCCACGTCTACGTCGCGCAGGGGTGGTACGGCTTCTCGAGCCGGGAGGCGGGCTACGACGTCGCCTACGTGGGGAGCTGGCTCTACCCGCGGCTCACCCTCGGCTCCTCGCGCTACGTCGGCACCACCCCCGGCCTGCGCGAGCTGCTCGAGGAGGACTGGGTCCCGCTCTCGGCCGGGCTCACCTTCACGGACACCCACCTCGACCGCGCCGCCGCGCTCACGCTCGGCTGGCGCGCCCGCCGGCTGCGCGCGCTGGGCGGGACCCCCGTCCTCGACGAGGCCGGCGTCGCCGCCTACCGCGACGGCACCGCCAGCGAGTGGTCGGCGCGCCTCGTCGCCACCGACGCCCGCCGCTTCGTGAGCTCCATCTCGCCCGAGGAGGGTCGCCTCGCGAGCCTGACCCTGCGCGGCGCGGACCAGGCGCTCGGCGGCAGCTTCACCTACGCCAGCGCGCACGCCTCCCTCACGCAGTACCTCGGGCTGGGAGGACACGTCGCGCTGGCGGTGCGCGGCGCGCTCGGGATCGCGCGCGGCACCGTCGGCGGGCGCCAGCCGTTCACGCTCGGCGGGGTGCCCTCGCCCGACGTGGTCGGCCTCGCCCTGCAGCCCATCCTGGGCGGCGTGGTCGTGCCCGGCGACACCCTGCGCGGCTACCCCGGGGGCGTGCTGGTGGGATCGACGGTCGAGAACGCCAACCTGGAGCTGCGCTTCCCGCTCGCGACCCTGGAGCACGGGCACGCCGCCTGGCCGCTCCAGCTGCGCCGGCTGCACGGCGCGCTCTTCGTCGACGCCGGGAACGCGGTCCCCGCCCCGCCCAGCGGCGGCGCGGGCTTCGGAGCGCTCCGCGACCTCCGGTTCGGCGCGGGCGGCGAGCTGCGGGCCGAGGTGGTGCTCGGCTACTACCTGCGCACCGACCTGCGCCTCGGCGTCGCCCGCGGGCTCGGCCGGCTGCTCGCCGCGGGCGCGCCGTCGGACGGGCTGGCGGGGACGCAGGTGTACCTGACCCTCGGGCCCAGCCTCTAG
- a CDS encoding cation diffusion facilitator family transporter produces MAEASHHHAAHGHDHAHVAHAHAHHHAAHGPSEAGSARRLAVSLGVASVIMAAEALGGWLSGSLALISDAGHMLTDVAALALALLAVQFGARPADQKRTFGFRRLEVLAAQINVATLLGLTAWIGWEALDRLRHPHPPIGFALMAGTATVGVLGNSVILVWLRGDHNLNTRSAFLHVLGDAVASLAVLVGAGAMWLRPDLAWIDPVLSLAIALLILWGAVRLVVEISDILMEAVPRHLDVEEITEVMSTAEEGVVAVHDLHVWTISSGLYALSAHLVIHVDAVGRNDAILTSVKAVLRRRFGIDHTTLQIESVDYAHVDDVHQH; encoded by the coding sequence ATGGCGGAGGCGAGTCACCACCACGCGGCACACGGGCACGACCACGCGCACGTCGCGCACGCCCACGCCCACCACCACGCGGCGCACGGCCCGTCGGAGGCCGGCAGCGCGCGCCGGCTGGCGGTCTCGCTCGGCGTCGCCTCCGTCATCATGGCGGCCGAGGCGCTCGGCGGGTGGCTCTCGGGCTCCCTGGCGCTCATCTCCGACGCCGGCCACATGCTCACCGACGTGGCGGCGCTGGCGCTGGCGCTCCTGGCGGTGCAGTTCGGCGCGCGCCCGGCCGACCAGAAACGCACCTTCGGCTTCCGCCGCCTGGAGGTGCTGGCGGCCCAGATCAACGTGGCGACGCTGCTCGGGCTCACCGCCTGGATCGGCTGGGAGGCGCTCGACCGCCTGCGGCACCCGCACCCGCCGATCGGGTTCGCGCTCATGGCCGGCACCGCCACGGTGGGCGTGCTCGGCAACAGCGTCATCCTGGTCTGGCTGCGCGGCGACCACAACCTCAACACCCGCTCCGCCTTCCTGCACGTGCTCGGCGACGCGGTGGCCTCGCTGGCGGTGCTGGTGGGCGCAGGGGCGATGTGGCTCCGGCCGGACCTCGCCTGGATCGACCCTGTGCTGTCGCTCGCCATCGCGCTCCTCATCCTGTGGGGCGCGGTCAGGCTGGTGGTCGAGATCTCGGACATCCTCATGGAGGCGGTGCCGCGGCACCTCGACGTCGAGGAGATCACCGAGGTGATGTCCACCGCCGAGGAGGGCGTGGTGGCGGTCCACGACCTCCACGTCTGGACCATCTCGAGCGGCCTCTACGCGCTCTCGGCGCACCTCGTCATCCACGTGGACGCGGTGGGGCGGAACGACGCCATCCTGACCTCGGTGAAGGCGGTGCTGCGCCGCAGGTTCGGGATCGACCACACCACCCTGCAGATCGAGTCGGTGGACTACGCACACGTGGACGACGTGCACCAGCATTAG
- a CDS encoding GntR family transcriptional regulator: MFRQIFDAVAAALATGEIAPGEQLPTIHALARELDVNPNTIVRAYRELEHAALVVSERGRGTFPVERAGPLVHKDGVLRKALGRMFRECEREGFSQAEVMLFLRREIR; the protein is encoded by the coding sequence GTGTTCCGCCAGATCTTCGACGCCGTGGCGGCGGCGCTCGCGACCGGGGAGATCGCCCCGGGTGAGCAGCTCCCGACAATCCACGCGCTCGCGCGCGAGCTGGACGTGAACCCGAACACGATAGTCCGGGCGTACCGCGAGCTGGAGCACGCGGCGCTGGTCGTCTCGGAGCGTGGCCGAGGAACCTTCCCCGTGGAGCGCGCAGGGCCCCTCGTCCACAAGGACGGCGTCTTGCGGAAGGCGCTCGGACGGATGTTCCGCGAGTGCGAGCGGGAGGGCTTCTCGCAGGCGGAGGTCATGCTCTTCCTGCGGCGGGAGATCCGATGA
- a CDS encoding sigma-70 family RNA polymerase sigma factor: MEELVKYAKAILALQLQRPVVPANGEAGTAVKPEVLLAGLGFTHKEIGDLLGKSPNAVNMVVKKARKKGSKT, from the coding sequence ATGGAAGAGCTTGTCAAGTACGCGAAGGCGATTCTTGCGCTGCAGCTCCAGCGGCCGGTGGTGCCGGCAAACGGCGAAGCTGGAACCGCTGTTAAGCCCGAGGTCCTCCTCGCGGGACTGGGGTTCACGCACAAGGAGATCGGCGATCTCCTCGGCAAGAGCCCGAACGCCGTCAACATGGTGGTCAAGAAGGCCCGAAAGAAGGGGAGCAAGACATGA
- the istB gene encoding IS21-like element helper ATPase IstB, protein MRPPPKERKHGPRSPAHPDAKKPAPQRNPGDARAPQPRRHRIKALVRGVPGPARRGRSGAACPAQAEDAAPPRRLDPQKTLETFDYAACPKLSQKEIADLATCRFVERHENVFFVGPAGVGKSHLAQALGHEACRRGYDVLFMPAARVLAQLAAGRADGTYERRLAGFARPHLLILDDFGLKPLRPPAPEDLYELIAERYEKGSMIVTSNRAFAEWPDAFGEPLLASAALDRLAHDAHQVVITGESYRTRATRKRAADKRGGNDTHAEG, encoded by the coding sequence ATCCGACCACCACCGAAGGAGAGAAAGCATGGACCTCGCTCACCAGCTCACCCCGATGCTAAAAAGCCTGCGCCTCAGCGGAATCCTGGAGACGCTCGAGCTCCGCAACCGCGGCGCCATCGAATCAAAGCTCTCGTACGTGGAGTTCCTGGCCCAGCTCGTCGAGGACGAAGTGGAGCGGCGTGCCCAGCACAAGCTGAAGATGCGGCTCCGCCGCGCCGCCTCGACCCACAGAAGACGCTGGAGACCTTCGACTACGCCGCATGCCCCAAGCTGTCTCAGAAGGAGATCGCCGACCTCGCGACGTGCCGCTTCGTCGAGCGACATGAGAACGTCTTCTTCGTCGGGCCCGCGGGCGTGGGGAAGAGCCACCTCGCCCAGGCGCTTGGCCACGAGGCGTGCCGCCGCGGCTACGACGTGCTCTTCATGCCAGCCGCTCGCGTCCTGGCACAGCTCGCGGCGGGCCGCGCCGACGGGACCTACGAGCGCCGCCTTGCTGGTTTCGCCCGACCGCACCTGCTCATCCTCGACGACTTCGGGCTCAAGCCGCTGCGCCCGCCGGCGCCCGAGGACCTCTACGAGCTCATCGCGGAGCGCTACGAGAAGGGCTCGATGATCGTGACCTCGAACCGCGCTTTCGCCGAGTGGCCCGACGCCTTCGGCGAGCCGCTTCTCGCCAGCGCCGCTCTCGACCGCCTCGCTCACGACGCTCATCAGGTCGTCATCACCGGCGAGAGCTACCGGACCCGCGCGACGCGCAAGCGGGCCGCCGATAAGAGGGGCGGGAACGATACGCACGCGGAGGGCTGA
- a CDS encoding alpha/beta fold hydrolase, which translates to MESFATAADGTRIWWRAAGRGAPPVVLVDGIACAGFIWRDLYPRLAAHRRVAHWNYRGHGRTERPRDLARTTLGDAVDDLLAVMDAARLPSAVLAGHSVGVQVCLEAHRRAPRRVRGLVLLCGSPGRPLHTWHGRPLLEAVFPLLKQLVVERPAEARWVFEHLVPTPVALELGRWFEVNRHLLPRADLQRYLDDVAGIDPQVFVRMLASAGRHDATPHLPAVDVPTLIVAGERDTWTPLERSRAMHAAIPGSELLVLPDATHTGPLERPELVGERVERFLAEHAAPARRRARRVPSPP; encoded by the coding sequence GTGGAGAGCTTCGCGACGGCCGCCGACGGGACCCGCATCTGGTGGCGCGCCGCCGGGCGGGGCGCGCCGCCGGTGGTGCTGGTGGACGGGATCGCCTGCGCCGGCTTCATCTGGCGCGACCTCTACCCCCGGCTCGCGGCGCACCGCCGCGTGGCGCACTGGAATTACCGGGGTCACGGCCGGACCGAGCGGCCGAGGGACCTCGCGCGCACCACGCTCGGCGACGCGGTGGACGACCTGCTCGCGGTGATGGACGCGGCCCGGCTGCCGTCGGCGGTGCTGGCCGGCCACTCGGTGGGCGTGCAGGTGTGCCTGGAGGCGCACCGGCGCGCCCCGCGCCGCGTGCGCGGCCTCGTCCTCCTGTGCGGCTCCCCGGGCCGGCCGCTCCACACCTGGCACGGGCGGCCGCTCCTGGAGGCGGTCTTCCCGCTCCTGAAGCAGCTCGTGGTGGAGCGGCCCGCCGAGGCGCGCTGGGTGTTCGAGCACCTCGTGCCGACCCCGGTGGCGCTCGAGCTCGGCCGCTGGTTCGAGGTGAACCGGCACCTCCTCCCCCGCGCCGATCTGCAGCGGTACCTGGACGACGTGGCCGGGATCGACCCGCAGGTGTTCGTGCGCATGCTCGCGAGCGCCGGCCGGCACGACGCGACGCCGCACCTGCCGGCGGTGGACGTCCCGACGCTCATCGTGGCGGGCGAGCGCGACACCTGGACCCCGCTCGAGCGCTCGCGGGCCATGCACGCCGCCATCCCCGGGAGCGAGCTGCTCGTCCTGCCGGACGCCACCCACACCGGGCCGCTCGAGCGCCCGGAGCTGGTCGGCGAGCGGGTGGAGCGGTTCCTCGCCGAGCACGCCGCCCCCGCCCGCCGCCGCGCCCGGCGCGTGCCGTCGCCGCCGTGA
- the istA gene encoding IS21 family transposase — translation MAGRRCAVLDVREMLRRLRLGESARAVAKGLGVSRNTVREYVAWLDAEGLLAGDAAALPSAGELEVRLARTEPMAQPPRLMPYRDEIAELVGAGLQVKVAWERFSTAHPDQRASYTAFRRFVRRYVDERPRRAVVRLEVGPGEEAQVDFGYAGLVPRAPGEPPAKTWVFVMTLSHSRHQYVELVQDQTVGTWLALHRNAFAFFGGVPRKIVLDNLKAGIIKASVTDPEVQRSYRECGEHYGFIISPCVPRSPEHKGKVERDVQYVKRSFLAGRTIRSLEEGNEEALEWVLEHAGRRIHGTTHEVPFQVFEQRERAALLPLPTAHFDLVEWKQAKLHPDCHVVFAKGYYSAPHPLIGERLWLRATSRVVQLFRGHQLVATHGRAFRPGQRVTNPAHLPPKKLRYLMQTPTWCRERAAQIGPATSTFIERLLGDEVLDRLRGAQATLRLTDTYGEARLEAACHRAVVCDAIYSKTVQRILLRGLDREPLPGERAPTPDSLPAPIYARTFFDLFTPADPTTTEGEKAWTSLTSSPRC, via the coding sequence ATGGCAGGGAGGAGATGCGCGGTGCTGGACGTGCGCGAGATGCTGCGGCGCCTGCGGCTCGGCGAGAGCGCCCGAGCGGTCGCCAAGGGACTCGGCGTCAGCCGCAACACGGTGCGCGAGTACGTGGCCTGGTTGGATGCGGAGGGCCTGCTCGCGGGCGACGCAGCGGCCCTGCCGAGCGCCGGCGAGCTGGAGGTGCGGCTGGCCCGGACCGAGCCGATGGCGCAGCCGCCGCGGCTCATGCCTTACCGCGACGAGATCGCCGAGCTCGTCGGTGCGGGTCTGCAGGTCAAGGTCGCCTGGGAGCGGTTCTCGACCGCGCACCCGGATCAACGCGCGAGCTACACGGCGTTCCGGCGCTTCGTGCGCCGCTACGTGGACGAGCGGCCGCGGCGCGCCGTGGTCCGGCTCGAGGTGGGGCCGGGCGAGGAGGCGCAGGTCGACTTCGGCTACGCCGGTCTCGTCCCGCGCGCGCCGGGCGAGCCGCCCGCGAAGACCTGGGTCTTCGTGATGACGCTCTCGCACAGCCGCCACCAGTACGTGGAGCTGGTGCAGGACCAGACCGTCGGCACCTGGCTCGCGCTACACCGCAACGCCTTCGCCTTCTTCGGCGGTGTGCCCCGCAAGATCGTCCTCGACAACCTCAAGGCCGGCATCATCAAGGCGTCGGTCACCGATCCCGAAGTCCAGCGCTCCTACCGCGAGTGCGGCGAGCACTACGGCTTCATCATCTCGCCGTGCGTGCCGCGCTCCCCTGAGCACAAGGGCAAGGTCGAGCGCGACGTCCAGTACGTGAAGCGCAGCTTTCTCGCCGGACGCACCATTCGCTCGCTAGAGGAGGGCAACGAGGAGGCCCTCGAATGGGTGCTCGAGCACGCCGGCCGCCGCATCCACGGCACCACGCACGAGGTCCCGTTCCAGGTCTTCGAGCAGCGCGAGCGTGCCGCGCTCCTGCCGCTGCCGACGGCGCACTTTGACCTGGTCGAGTGGAAGCAGGCGAAGCTCCACCCCGACTGCCACGTCGTCTTCGCCAAGGGCTACTACTCGGCGCCGCATCCACTCATCGGCGAGCGGCTCTGGCTGCGCGCCACGTCCCGCGTCGTACAGCTCTTCCGCGGTCACCAGCTGGTGGCCACCCACGGCCGGGCGTTCCGCCCCGGGCAGCGGGTCACCAACCCTGCGCACCTACCGCCGAAGAAGCTGCGCTACCTCATGCAGACGCCAACATGGTGTCGCGAGCGGGCGGCGCAGATCGGGCCCGCGACATCCACCTTCATAGAGCGGCTCCTCGGTGACGAGGTGCTGGACCGGCTGCGTGGCGCCCAGGCCACGCTGCGGCTTACCGACACCTACGGCGAGGCGCGGCTCGAAGCGGCCTGTCACCGCGCCGTCGTGTGCGACGCCATCTACTCGAAGACGGTGCAGCGCATCCTGCTCCGCGGCCTGGACCGTGAGCCGCTGCCCGGCGAGCGCGCTCCTACGCCCGACTCGCTCCCCGCGCCCATCTACGCTCGGACCTTCTTCGACCTCTTCACCCCGGCCGATCCGACCACCACCGAAGGAGAGAAAGCATGGACCTCGCTCACCAGCTCACCCCGATGCTAA
- the rsmD gene encoding 16S rRNA (guanine(966)-N(2))-methyltransferase RsmD has protein sequence MRIVAGAARGRALRAPAGAGTRPTSDKVRGAVFNLLGQFFDGGAVLDLYAGSGALALEALSRGCTRAVCVEQERAAAAAIARNAEACGFAGQVEVRREPVMAALPRLPRGAFALAFLDPPYATGPEEALAALGPLLAPGGVAVAEHDARRPPAERYAALALADRRAYGDTGISIYRAS, from the coding sequence GTGAGGATCGTGGCGGGCGCCGCGCGGGGCCGCGCGCTGCGCGCGCCGGCCGGCGCCGGGACGCGCCCCACGAGCGACAAGGTGCGCGGGGCCGTCTTCAACCTGCTCGGGCAGTTCTTCGACGGCGGCGCGGTGCTCGACCTGTACGCGGGCAGCGGGGCGCTGGCGCTGGAGGCGCTCTCGCGCGGCTGCACCCGCGCCGTGTGCGTCGAGCAGGAGCGCGCCGCCGCCGCCGCCATCGCCCGCAACGCCGAGGCGTGCGGCTTCGCCGGACAGGTGGAGGTGCGGCGCGAGCCGGTGATGGCCGCGCTCCCCCGGCTGCCGCGCGGCGCCTTCGCGCTCGCCTTCCTCGACCCACCGTACGCGACCGGGCCCGAGGAGGCGCTGGCGGCGCTCGGGCCGCTGCTCGCGCCGGGCGGGGTGGCGGTGGCCGAGCACGACGCGCGCCGCCCGCCCGCCGAGCGGTACGCTGCGCTCGCGCTGGCCGACCGGCGCGCTTACGGCGACACCGGCATCTCGATCTACCGGGCCAGCTAG
- a CDS encoding tyrosine-type recombinase/integrase produces the protein MRLGGIFGPATRVLLLTGDRRNEAAFLRWDELDGDWAAMPGSRMKNGRDFRAPLSAAAKGLVDAQPKLGAYVFTTNGKAPISGWGKAKERIDKLMSEELGEPVTGWRFHDLRRTMATGIAMLGYRREVIDRILAHVPQKSDVTSSVYNRFMYDGEAMEAVQRWAGYVLRLVSGLHVVPQVPAANEPPVVEDSDQPVA, from the coding sequence ATGCGGCTCGGGGGTATCTTCGGCCCCGCCACGCGGGTCCTGCTGCTGACTGGTGACCGCCGCAACGAGGCGGCGTTCCTCCGTTGGGACGAGTTGGACGGTGACTGGGCCGCGATGCCTGGGTCGCGCATGAAGAACGGCCGCGACTTCCGGGCTCCGCTCTCCGCCGCCGCCAAGGGGCTAGTGGACGCCCAGCCCAAGCTCGGCGCGTACGTGTTCACCACGAACGGCAAGGCGCCGATCTCGGGGTGGGGCAAGGCCAAGGAACGGATCGACAAGCTCATGTCCGAGGAACTCGGCGAGCCGGTTACGGGGTGGCGGTTCCACGACTTGCGGCGGACGATGGCCACAGGCATCGCGATGCTCGGCTACCGCCGTGAAGTCATCGACCGGATCCTCGCGCACGTGCCGCAGAAATCGGACGTGACGAGCTCCGTCTACAACCGCTTCATGTACGACGGCGAGGCGATGGAGGCGGTTCAGCGGTGGGCGGGCTACGTTCTGCGCCTCGTGTCGGGCCTGCATGTGGTTCCGCAAGTGCCGGCGGCGAACGAGCCGCCTGTCGTCGAGGACTCGGACCAACCCGTCGCGTAG
- a CDS encoding helix-turn-helix domain-containing protein, giving the protein MGEDELKKVAAELASIKKLLVLALTEGTQKKMSQDAVARALGVDQASVSRMLNGPKKKDAATKRPR; this is encoded by the coding sequence ATGGGTGAGGACGAATTGAAGAAGGTCGCTGCGGAACTGGCGAGCATCAAGAAGTTGCTCGTGCTGGCCCTCACGGAGGGCACGCAGAAGAAGATGTCACAGGATGCGGTGGCCAGGGCGCTCGGGGTCGACCAGGCGAGCGTGAGCAGAATGCTCAACGGGCCGAAGAAGAAGGATGCGGCGACGAAGCGGCCGCGGTAG
- a CDS encoding translation initiation factor IF-2, producing MANVRRFDSKAALGQQRAELRRSARGKVHIGDDTGSAAGRAAERAKVHQLQEAEHERREAARPEPLSAIVADLVTDSLKLARTLVSAPFRMAAALRGRREAHA from the coding sequence ATGGCCAACGTCCGACGGTTCGACTCGAAGGCGGCGCTGGGGCAGCAGCGCGCGGAGCTGCGCCGCAGCGCGCGGGGGAAGGTCCACATCGGCGACGACACCGGCTCCGCGGCCGGCCGGGCGGCCGAGCGGGCGAAGGTGCATCAGCTCCAGGAGGCGGAGCACGAGCGGCGGGAGGCGGCGCGGCCGGAGCCGCTCTCGGCCATCGTCGCCGACCTCGTCACCGACAGCCTGAAGCTCGCCCGCACGCTCGTCAGCGCGCCCTTCCGCATGGCCGCGGCCCTGCGCGGGCGGCGCGAGGCGCACGCCTAG